One window of the Verrucomicrobiota bacterium genome contains the following:
- a CDS encoding DUF6088 family protein, which translates to MQTIDAKLKSRIYGSGRGSAFTPNDFLDLGGRAAVDKALSRLALKGTIRRLARGLYEYPRTHSELGMLAPDIEKVAKALAGKDRIRLQPAGAYATNLLGLSEQVPAKVVFLTDGTSRTVKFGRQEIQLRHTTMKNMAASGKLSGLLIQALRHLGKEHITPARVEHLKRTLPAKERQQLLRDIPLAPAWMHPLFRKLAGT; encoded by the coding sequence ATGCAAACCATTGATGCCAAGTTAAAAAGCCGTATTTACGGAAGTGGTAGGGGGTCGGCTTTCACCCCGAATGACTTCCTGGACCTCGGCGGGCGGGCAGCCGTGGATAAGGCATTGTCGCGTCTGGCGCTCAAGGGGACGATCCGCCGACTGGCGCGCGGGCTTTATGAGTATCCACGAACGCATTCGGAACTGGGAATGCTTGCGCCGGATATTGAGAAAGTGGCCAAAGCACTGGCGGGAAAGGACCGGATTCGGCTGCAACCGGCCGGTGCTTACGCAACCAACTTGCTGGGTTTATCCGAGCAAGTGCCAGCCAAAGTGGTTTTCCTGACGGATGGGACGTCGCGCACGGTGAAGTTTGGGCGGCAGGAAATCCAGTTGCGCCATACCACGATGAAAAATATGGCGGCCTCCGGAAAATTGAGCGGGTTACTGATCCAGGCATTGCGTCATCTCGGCAAGGAGCACATCACTCCAGCACGCGTGGAACATTTGAAACGCACGTTGCCCGCCAAGGAACGGCAGCAGTTGTTGCGGGATATTCCGCTGGCTCCCGCGTGGATGCATCCGCTCTTTCGCAAATTAGCCGGAACTTGA
- a CDS encoding NUDIX domain-containing protein: MSWRVRGGLLMFRFRMGGLEVLLAHPGTPVGSVQTSDEWLIPKGGQKTGETLLQAAQREYEEELGIRPSGPFVDLGTVIQSNGKVVHVWAFQGDRNDPEPIRSGLVKAEWPPDSGQYHKFPEFDEARFYSLPEAQKRLRKSHRPLLDRLPMALGIFPKEPTV; the protein is encoded by the coding sequence ATGTCATGGCGCGTGCGTGGCGGTTTGTTGATGTTTCGCTTTCGGATGGGCGGATTGGAAGTGCTTTTGGCGCATCCCGGCACCCCGGTGGGCAGCGTCCAAACCTCGGACGAGTGGCTCATTCCAAAAGGTGGACAGAAAACGGGGGAGACCCTCTTGCAGGCGGCCCAACGGGAATATGAAGAAGAGTTGGGCATTCGCCCCAGCGGGCCATTTGTGGACTTGGGCACGGTGATACAGAGCAACGGCAAAGTCGTCCATGTTTGGGCATTTCAGGGTGATCGGAATGATCCGGAGCCAATCCGTAGCGGTTTGGTGAAAGCCGAGTGGCCGCCCGATTCCGGTCAATACCACAAATTCCCGGAGTTTGACGAAGCCCGCTTCTATTCGTTGCCAGAGGCGCAAAAACGGCTTCGCAAAAGCCATCGCCCACTGCTCGACCGTCTGCCCATGGCTTTGGGCATTTTCCCCAAAGAACCAACGGTTTGA
- a CDS encoding polyphosphate polymerase domain-containing protein, with amino-acid sequence MKYLIPNALAVQVREFVRQHLELDEFGGGPPHYSYPVHSLYLDTNDWRIYWRTINGDKNRFKLRIRYYNENNKTPIFWEIKRRMKDVILKQRCGIRRQAATKVVSGQLPAPAEMFMPDDVSEQAAIQEFFRLQFSLGAVPKLHVAYDREAYVSAHNNEFRVTFDRHVRVATRFDGLLTTHSENPFVCTGSGDRPEDVVILELKFTERFPDWYNELVQAFNLMQTGAAKYVEGTFMYAGRKLPAQDVIRNMVM; translated from the coding sequence TTGAAATACCTCATTCCGAATGCCTTGGCGGTACAGGTGCGGGAATTTGTGCGGCAACACTTGGAACTGGACGAATTTGGCGGCGGGCCGCCCCACTATTCCTATCCGGTGCACAGCCTCTACTTGGATACCAACGATTGGAGGATTTACTGGCGCACAATTAACGGCGACAAAAACCGGTTCAAGCTCCGGATCCGATACTATAACGAGAATAATAAGACGCCGATTTTCTGGGAAATCAAACGGCGCATGAAGGATGTGATCCTCAAACAACGTTGTGGCATCCGGCGCCAGGCGGCGACCAAAGTGGTGTCCGGGCAATTGCCGGCGCCAGCCGAAATGTTTATGCCGGACGACGTCTCGGAGCAGGCGGCTATCCAGGAGTTTTTCCGGCTGCAGTTCAGTCTGGGGGCGGTGCCCAAGCTGCATGTGGCCTATGATCGCGAGGCTTATGTGAGCGCGCACAATAACGAGTTTCGGGTGACCTTTGACCGCCATGTGCGGGTTGCAACGCGGTTTGACGGGCTGCTGACGACGCACTCGGAGAATCCCTTTGTATGCACCGGCTCCGGAGACCGTCCGGAGGATGTGGTGATTTTGGAACTCAAATTCACAGAGCGCTTTCCAGATTGGTATAATGAGTTGGTGCAGGCGTTTAACCTGATGCAAACCGGTGCGGCCAAATATGTGGAAGGCACCTTTATGTACGCGGGTCGAAAACTGCCGGCCCAGGATGTCATCCGCAATATGGTGATGTAG
- a CDS encoding type II toxin-antitoxin system PemK/MazF family toxin — protein MDLRLKLIMTNFKRGDVVLADLGYLAKVRPALVVSISKADSQRNMTVIAPLTTEIRDGECEVAFPKPAWLKQDCVVNLIGLIGVDNAKILRRLSAFPGDMADVDQGLKRLFDLP, from the coding sequence TTGGACCTGCGCCTGAAGTTGATTATGACAAACTTTAAACGTGGCGACGTTGTGCTAGCCGACTTGGGCTATTTAGCCAAGGTCCGACCCGCTCTGGTAGTGTCCATCAGCAAGGCTGATTCCCAGCGTAACATGACGGTCATTGCTCCATTAACGACCGAAATTCGGGATGGAGAGTGTGAGGTAGCATTTCCAAAGCCCGCTTGGTTGAAGCAAGACTGCGTAGTGAACCTGATTGGTCTGATCGGGGTGGATAACGCCAAAATTCTACGGAGATTAAGCGCCTTTCCTGGTGACATGGCGGATGTGGACCAGGGATTAAAACGGCTTTTTGATTTGCCGTGA
- a CDS encoding addiction module protein — translation MIAEEVKALPIDRKLQIMEVIWKDSRDRFDRLDVPQQQKDLLDHRRARVREGVAQLLDWDSVKGTIGRP, via the coding sequence ATGATAGCGGAAGAAGTTAAAGCTCTGCCGATTGACCGAAAGCTTCAGATCATGGAGGTTATCTGGAAGGATTCCCGAGACCGCTTTGACCGGTTGGACGTACCCCAGCAGCAAAAAGATCTTTTGGATCACCGTCGCGCACGGGTGCGAGAGGGCGTGGCACAACTCTTGGACTGGGATTCGGTAAAAGGAACCATCGGCAGGCCATGA
- a CDS encoding nucleotidyl transferase AbiEii/AbiGii toxin family protein: MKLEFFKRPASEQALIIRETAARRGLLPVMVEKDFWVSWMLAVLFAHPEFGGQLVFKGGTSLSKVFGVIERFSEDIDLSVNPAFLGISEEAVEQADSRNQRTARMKELEDACIGRVRERFVPELERIACESFGGRLDGKTWMEFRVDDATHSPVVLFHYPSNEPTGFEYLGRSVKLEFGSLTDQRPVGTHTVRSWVAEEFPKLFVDFRCELVALELERTFWEKATILHAEYHREQAKPMRDRFSRHYSDMAALARHAVVETALANTDLRQRVADWKNRFFAASWAHYELAKPGTFRLAPPDFRLAELERDYRAMRPMFLAEPPPFENVIKTVSNLEQRIHGRVPL, from the coding sequence GTGAAACTGGAGTTCTTCAAACGCCCGGCGTCGGAGCAAGCCCTGATTATCCGGGAAACGGCGGCGCGACGCGGCTTGCTGCCCGTCATGGTTGAGAAAGATTTCTGGGTTTCATGGATGTTGGCGGTGTTGTTCGCGCATCCGGAGTTTGGCGGGCAACTCGTCTTTAAAGGCGGCACTTCATTATCGAAAGTCTTCGGTGTGATTGAGCGGTTTTCCGAGGACATTGATTTATCCGTGAACCCCGCGTTCCTGGGCATCAGCGAGGAAGCGGTGGAACAGGCCGACAGCCGGAATCAGCGCACGGCGCGCATGAAAGAACTGGAGGATGCCTGCATTGGGCGTGTACGTGAGCGGTTTGTGCCGGAGTTGGAACGGATTGCTTGTGAATCGTTCGGGGGCCGTCTGGATGGAAAAACCTGGATGGAGTTTCGCGTGGATGATGCGACCCATTCGCCGGTGGTGCTGTTCCACTATCCTTCCAACGAACCTACGGGCTTCGAGTATCTGGGCCGCTCCGTGAAGCTGGAGTTCGGCTCGCTGACCGACCAACGACCGGTGGGAACACACACGGTGAGGTCGTGGGTGGCGGAGGAATTTCCGAAGTTGTTTGTGGATTTCCGGTGCGAACTCGTGGCGTTGGAACTGGAGCGGACTTTCTGGGAAAAGGCCACCATTCTGCATGCGGAATATCATCGTGAGCAGGCAAAGCCGATGCGCGATCGCTTTTCGCGCCACTATTCCGATATGGCTGCGTTGGCTCGTCATGCGGTGGTCGAAACTGCGTTGGCTAACACGGACTTGCGGCAACGGGTAGCGGATTGGAAGAACCGGTTCTTTGCAGCAAGTTGGGCGCATTACGAACTCGCCAAGCCCGGAACCTTCCGCCTTGCGCCGCCAGATTTTCGACTGGCTGAACTCGAACGGGACTATCGCGCAATGCGACCAATGTTTCTGGCGGAGCCGCCACCGTTTGAAAATGTTATAAAAACAGTGTCGAATTTGGAACAACGGATCCATGGAAGGGTACCATTATAA